A stretch of Brassica napus cultivar Da-Ae chromosome C6, Da-Ae, whole genome shotgun sequence DNA encodes these proteins:
- the LOC106406805 gene encoding alpha-L-fucosidase 3, whose protein sequence is WLGWLPLKAQCHFPAIFNFGDSNSDTGGLSSAFGQAGPPHGSSFFGSPAGRYCDGRLVIDFIAESLGLPYLSAFLDSVGSNFSHGANFATAGSPIIALNSTLRQSGFSPFSLDVQFVQFSNFHNRSQTVRSHGGVYTTMLPEADSFSQALYTFDIGQNDLTAAYFANKTVEQIGTTDVPEIISQFKNAVTYIYAQGGRYFWIHNTGPIGCLAYVIEWFPLKASDFDSHGCVSPLNHLAQQFNDALKQAVIEVRASLSEAGITYVDVYSAKHELFVHAQGHGFKRSLVACCGHGGKYNYNKNIGCGKKVTVKGKEIYIGKPCDEPDKAVIWDGVHFTQAANKFIFDKIAAGLSMACHRQ, encoded by the exons TGGCTTGGGTGGCTTCCCCTCAAGGCTCAATGCCATTTCCCAGCAATCTTCAACTTCGGCGACTCTAACTCTGATACCGGCGGTCTCTCCTCCGCTTTTGGCCAGGCTGGTCCTCCTCACGGCTCGTCCTTCTTCGGCTCACCTGCTGGGAGGTACTGTGACGGTCGTCTCGTCATTGACTTCATAG CGGAGAGTCTTGGATTGCCATATCTAAGCGCGTTCCTAGACTCGGTTGGTTCAAACTTCAGCCACGGCGCTAACTTTGCCACAGCCGGATCTCCCATCATAGCTCTCAACTCCACTCTTCGTCAAAGTGGTTTCAGTCCATTTTCACTTGATGTTCAGTTTGTACAGTTCTCCAATTTCCACAACAGATCCCAGACAGTTCGCAGTCACG GAGGAGTTTATACGACGATGCTGCCTGAAGCCGACAGTTTCTCTCAGGCGTTGTACACTTTTGACATCGGACAAAACGATCTCACCGCTGCTTACTTCGCTAATAAAACAGTGGAACAAATTGGAACCACCGATGTTCCTGAGATCATCAGCCAGTTTAAGAATGCTGTCACA TATATTTACGCACAAGGAGGGAGATACTTCTGGATTCACAACACAGGACCTATCGGTTGTTTAGCGTATGTGATTGAATGGTTTCCCCTTAAAGCATCAGATTTTGATTCACACGGATGTGTCTCTCCCTTGAACCATTTGGCTCAACAGTTCAATGACGCCTTGAAACAAGCTGTGATCGAGGTTAGAGCTTCTTTGTCTGAAGCCGGCATCACTTACGTGGATGTCTACTCTGCTAAGCATGAGTTGTTTGTTCACGCACAGGGTCACGGGTTCAAGAGATCGTTGGTTGCATGTTGTGGTCATGGAGGGAAGTACAACTATAACAAGAACATTGGATGTGGGAAGAAGGTGACTGTGAAAGGCAAAGAGATTTACATTGGGAAGCCGTGCGATGAGCCTGACAAGGCTGTGATATGGGACGGTGTGCACTTCACGCAGGCTGCtaacaaatttatatttgataagatTGCAGCCGGGTTGAGCATGGCCTGTCACAGGCAGTGA
- the LOC111213552 gene encoding F-box/kelch-repeat protein At1g24800-like, producing MMSDHGEKIVKKVPITSEEEAIGPQQQFVTMNGKVYSLRFQEDFVDVSVKEVDLLNELEVSKLYHCDGLVLCVGKDNSKLLLWNPYLCQTRLIGPRESFHVTDRHAIGYDERRNHKILRFVDNFIKNMNKIEVVYEIYEIRSDSWRVLEEVNPEGSIDTHQRGVSVKGNTYFVAYRNGLVQEVFLLCFDFTKERFGPRLHLPFDSFDGFNGDLVTLSSFLRGGDDEQLAVLFGGYESGFFEIWVTLTVDPNRASWSKFLRMEPGPFSSYGFKLYSSLSGGSFFVDEENKFAVLFELYGTDTAHAAFVFGQDGFFKSSVNLGQALILEHHHRKAARPPLVCSYRPSFVQVKHPLVHERKMKDLSLLHISKPMC from the exons ATGATGAGCGATCATGGGGAGAAGATAGTGAAGAAGGTTCCGATaacatcagaagaagaagcaatagGGCCGCAGCAACAGTTTGTGACGATGAATGGCAAGGTCTACTCTCTGAGGTTCCAAGAAGATTTTGTTGATGTATCGGTAAAGGAGGTAGATTTGCTCAATGAGTTGGAGGTATCAAAGCTATATCACTGCGATGGGTTGGTGTTATGCGTGGGTAAGGACAACTCGAAGCTGTTGTTGTGGAACCCTTACCTGTGTCAAACAAGGTTGATCGGACCGAGAGAAAGTTTCCACGTAACAGACAGGCACGCGATCGGATACGACGAGCGGCGCAACCACAAAATCCTGAGGTTTGTGgataatttcattaaaaacatgAACAAAATCGAGGTGGTGTACGAAATCTATGAAATTAGGTCTGATTCATGGAGGGTCCTTGAGGAGGTGAATCCCGAGGGGTCGATAGATACACATCAGCGAGGCGTGTCTGTCAAGGGAAACACCTACTTTGTTGCTTATCGTAATGGCCTGGTTCAAGAAGTTTTCTTACTCTGTTTTGATTTTACCAAAGAGAGGTTTGGACCGCGCCTGCATCTTCCTTTTGACTCTTTCGATGGTTTCAATGGTGACCTTGTAACCCTCTCAAGCTTCCTTAGAGGTGGTGATGATGAGCAGCTTGCGGTCCTGTTTGGTGGTTATGAATCTGGCTTTTTTGAGATTTGGGTTACCCTTACTGTCGACCCCAACCGTGCGTCCTGGAGCAAATTTTTGCGAATGGAACCGGGCCCCTTCTCGAGCTACGGTTTTAAGCTCTATTCCTCACTTTCTGGCGGGAGCTTCTTTGTCGATGAGGAAAACAAATTTGCTGTCTTGTTTGAACTATACGGAACCGATACTGCTCACGCGGCTTTTGTGTTTGGACAAGACGGCTTCTTCAAATCCTCCGTCAACCTCGGACAAGCTCTCATTCTCGAACACCACCACCGTAAAGCTGCTCGTCCCCCACTTGTTTGCTCTTATCGTCCAAGCTTTGTGCAAGTCAAGCATCCTCTTGTGCACGAAAGGAAAATGAAAGACTTGTCTCTTCTTCACATCAGCAAACCCATGT GTTAA
- the LOC111213553 gene encoding sufE-like protein 2, chloroplastic gives MNSSSLNVLVSPPLISTSTPTLKAFHRPNFSSKPSKRISCMHDPSINLNFGSKSNPKHDFPVSFATAFVEAPLGTTTTTTTSSDKLHLLVSEFRSLAEPIDRVKRLLSYATALAPLDDSARVPANRVTGCTTQVWLEIKVDELGRMRFKADSDSEISKGFCSCLIWILDGAKPEEVMGVRGEDLSEMNVGVHGKVQSRVNTWHNVLMSMQKRTKALVGDADVVHREGDRSAPHQHNLLFDYVNGRSYVESASKVHRDYSISVLPLGYDFTI, from the coding sequence ATGAACTCATCGTCGTTGAACGTACTTGTTTCTCCTCCTCTTATTTCTACCTCAACACCAACTTTAAAAGCTTTCCATCGACCTAACTTTTCTTCCAAGCCCTCTAAAAGGATCAGTTGCATGCACGATCCCAGCATCAATCTTAACTTCGGTTCGAAATCGAATCCAAAACATGACTTCCCTGTTTCTTTCGCCACGGCTTTCGTCGAAGCTCCCTTgggaacaacaacaacaacaacaacctcgTCCGACAAGCTCCACCTCCTCGTATCCGAGTTCCGGTCCTTAGCCGAGCCAATCGACCGAGTCAAACGTCTCTTGAGCTACGCGACGGCTCTAGCTCCACTCGACGACTCGGCTCGCGTTCCGGCGAACCGAGTCACCGGATGCACGACTCAGGTATGGCTGGAGATCAAGGTGGACGAGTTAGGTAGGATGAGGTTTAAAGCAGACAGCGATTCAGAGATCTCGAAAGGGTTCTGTTCTTGTCTTATCTGGATCCTCGACGGCGCTAAACCGGAGGAAGTGATGGGCGTGAGAGGCGAGGACTTGTCGGAGATGAACGTTGGGGTTCACGGGAAGGTCCAGTCAAGGGTTAACACGTGGCATAACGTGTTGATGAGTATGCAAAAACGGACCAAGGCTCTTGTTGGTGATGCTGATGTGGTGCACCGAGAAGGAGACAGATCAGCACCGCATCAGCATAATCTTTTGTTTGATTATGTTAATGGGAGAAGTTACGTGGAATCTGCTTCTAAGGTTCATCGTGATTACTCCATCTCGGTGCTTCCTTTGGGTTATGATTTTACGATATGA